The following coding sequences lie in one Ficedula albicollis isolate OC2 unplaced genomic scaffold, FicAlb1.5 N00315, whole genome shotgun sequence genomic window:
- the LOC101818089 gene encoding 39S ribosomal protein L50, mitochondrial, with translation MRLRGTRQEMRHPRWPREGARQLPSMAAVQALRAGARRRPGLGPAGLRAFWGGRSRKEEREVEADRAVPEKEERSKPSLICPLPGSQSYLPPEGLQSCLESHVREVFGPSLPEDWQQTPLQENRLKHRLLARLAAELGHAVPNSQLHQMRHAGDVLAFYRTPVKDGSKIDELTATELPPNLKIIWQH, from the exons ATGAGGCTTCGCGGGACGCGGCAGGAAATGCGTCATCCTCGGTGGCCGCGGGAAGGCGCTCGGCAGCTCCCCAGCATGGCGGCGGTGCAGGCGCTGCGGGCGGGGGCACGGCGGAGGCCGGGGCTCGGCCCCGCGGGACTCAGAGCGTTCTGGGGCGGCCGCAG caggaaggaggaaagagaggTGGAAGCCGACCGAGCAGTTCctgagaaggaggagaggagcaagCCCAGTCTGATCTGTCCCCTGCCAGGCAGCCAGAGTTACCTCCCTCCCGAg ggcctgcagagctgcctcgAGTCCCACGTCAGGGAGGTCTTTGGGCCCTCTCTTCCTGAGGACTGGCAGCAGACTCCCCTGCAGGAGAACAGGCTGAAACATCGCCTGCTGGCCcggctggcagcagagctgggacacgCTGTCCCCAACTCCCAGCTGCACCAGATGCGCCATGCCGGGGATGTCCTGGCCTTCTATCGCACCCCCGTGAAGGACGGGAGCAAGATCGATGAACTCACGGCCACAGAGCTGCCCCCGAACCTGAAAATCATCTGGCAGCACTGA
- the LOC101817507 gene encoding fructose-bisphosphate aldolase B → MTHQFPALSPEQKKALADIAQRIVSSGKGILAADESVGTMGNRLQRINVENTEENRRAFREILFSSDTSINQSIGGVILFHETLYQKDSSGKPFPALIKEKGIVVGIKLDKGTAPLAGTNGETTIQGLDGLAERCAQYKKDGADFGKWRAVLKITSTTPSQLAIQENANTLARYASICQQHGLVPIVEPEILPDGDHDLQRCQYVTEKVLAAVYKALNDHHVYLEGTLLKPNMVTAGHSCSKKYTPQDVAIATVTTLLRTVPAAVPGICFLSGGQSEEEASLNLNAMNQSPLPKPWKLTFSYGRALQASALAAWLGKNENKKAAQEAFRKRAQINSLACRGQYVLSGKTDAAATQSLFTASYTY, encoded by the exons ATGACTCACCAGTTCCCAGCgctgtctccagagcagaagAAAGCTCTTGCAGACATAGCTCAGAGGATTGTGTCTTCAGGAAAGGGGATCCTAGCTGCAGATGAATCAGTGG GTACCATGGGGAACAGGCTGCAGCGGATCAATGTAGAGAACACGGAGGAGAACCGCCGAGCTTTCAGAGAGATACTCTTCTCTTCGGACACTTCCATCAACCAGAGCATTGGGGGAGTGATCCTTTTCCACGAGACCCTCTATCAGAAAGACAGCAGTGGAAAGCCATTCCCAGCACTCATCAAGGAAAAAGGCATTGTAGTGGGAATTAAG ctggaCAAAGGCACAGCACCTCTAGCAGGAACAAATGGAGAAACTACCATCCAAG ggctggatgggctGGCTGAACGCTGTGCCCAGTACAAGAAAGACGGTGCTGACTTTGGCAAGTGGCGTGCAGTGCTGAAGATCACCAGCACAACACCCTCTCAACTGGCCATCCAGGAGAATGCCAATACCTTGGCACGCTATGCCAGCATCTGCCAGCAG CATGGCTTGGTGCCCATCGTGGAGCCAGAAATCCTGCCTGATGGAGACCATGATCTCCAGCGCTGTCAGTATGTCACAGAGAAG GTTCTGGCTGCTGTCTACAAGGCTTTGAATGATCATCATGTGTACCTGGAGGGAACACTGCTGAAGCCCAACATGGTGACAGCTGGGCATTCCTGCTCCAAGAAGTACACCCCTCAGGATGTTGCCATAGCAACAGTCACTACTCTCCTTCGCACcgttcctgctgctgttcctg GAATCTGCTTCCTGTCTGGAGGTCAGAGTGAAGAGGAGGCTTCTCTCAACCTGAACGCCATGAATCAGTCCCCTCTGCCTAAGCCTTGGAAACTGACCTTTTCCTATGGGAGAGCCCTGCAagcctctgccctggctgcctggTTGGGCAAAAACGAGAACAAGAAGGCTGCTCAAGAGGCCTTCCGCAAGCGGGCACAG ATTAACAGTTTGGCTTGCAGGGGACAGTATGTCCTGTCTGGGAAGACTGATGCAGCTGCCACGCAGTCACTGTTCACTGCCAGCTACACCTACTGA